The Spirulina subsalsa PCC 9445 region TTTCCGTCACAATCAGGGTAGATGACCTTAGTCGGTTGTGTGGGTTGAGGGGTAGTTACCATAAATTTAGACCTCTCAATAATTGAACGGAACTGCAACACCCTTAAATCAGTGTCAGACCCTCTTTAGGCAAGACTTGCAAAGCGTCTCAGTCCGGGATTAGGGTTGCCTAACATTCTAGCTGATTTTTTAGTCAAGGGTCAAAAACCGGGTTTCTAGGCTACTCAAATCGGCTTCAACTGAGTGTGAATGGCGGATATCAGATGGGGAAATCATTTAACAAAAATGTTGCGGAATTCCCCTTCCTCGCTAACGGCAGGGTGGGGGAGTTCACGTGGCTTCCCGTTCTAACAACAATGTCACGGGGCCATCGTTTTCAATATTGACCTGCATCATCGCTCCAAACTGTCCGGTTTCTATCTTTAACCCACTGGCTCTTAACCGTTCCACAAATTGGTTATATAAGGCTTCCGCTTGGTCTGGGGGGGCAGAATTGCTAAAGGAAGGACGGCGACCTTTCCGACAGTCGCCATAGAGGGTAAACTGACTAATCACTAACAACTCCCCGCCGATTTCTTGCACCGATTTATCCCAGCGTCCGCTTGCTGTATCGGCGAAGAGTCGCAAATCTAAACATTTTCTCGCCATCCAGTCTAATTCTTCCGGGGTGTCCGTTGGTGCAATGGCGACTAAAAGATTTAAACCTCGGCCAATTTGCCCGATCATTTGACCCTCTACTAAAACAGAAGAAGACCTAACTTTCTGAATAACAACACGCATTAGCTTTCTGCATAGCCTTGTAAGGATTCTGGTTCAAATTGTCGCAAAATGGGTGTGGCTTGGTTTTTCAATTTTTCGGAGCCTTTGACGACGACAATATATTTGCCTGCACTGAGTCGATTCCGGTAGGGTAAAGCATCCCCACTCGAAGAGGCGGCACCAATACCACCCCCGACAAAAAAGCTGCCCATGCCGCCGCCAATTGCGCCGAAAAGACCGCCTATCAGGTGATTGCCCAAGGCCCCCGCCCAAGGGAAGAGGTTAAACTCCGTGAGTAGATTAAAGGTGAATCCGGCAATGAAGCCAAAGGGAACGAGCCAAAAGGCCATAAAAATGGCTTGTTTGCGCCCTTGGACGGCGGGATCAATTAAACCAAACTCGTCGGCGGTTTTGTAGCCTCGCCCTAGGATTGAGATGTGTTGGGGGGGGATTTCGGCTTTTTCTAGGGCTGTATAAGCTTCTTCGGCTTTAATTCGGTCGGGGAAGACGGCAAATAAATAGTTCATTTTAATTTTTTATTAGTTATTAATACTCAATTATTAATTATGGGGTTAAGGTGAGAATCCAGTCAATTACAGGCCGGAGTGGATTTGATCTTAGGGCAAATTGTAGGGGAAACCAAGACGGAGAACTGAAAATCTTTCCAACGATTCCGTCCATGTTGTCCCATTTCCCCTTAAAATGCCTATGCGCTGTATGAACTAGATGAGCTACTATGTCCAAAGTCCTTGTTTCTGACCCCATTGATCAAGCGGGGATCGATATCTTGTCTCAAGTTGCCCAAGTGGATGTTAAAACGGGTCTGAGTCCAGAAGAATTAATACAAGTTATTCCTGAATATGATGCCTTGATGATCCGTTCCGGTACGCGGGTAACGCAGGAGGTGATTGAGGCGGGAACTCAGTTGAAGATTGTCGGTCGGGCGGGTGTTGGTGTGGATAATGTGGACATTCCGGCGGCGACTCGTCGGGGTGTGGTGGTGGTGAACTCGCCAGAAGGGAATACGACGGCGGCGGCGGAACACGCTTTGGCGATGATGTTATCTCTCTCGCGCTATGTTCCCGAGGCGAATCTGTCAGTGAAGGCGGGGAAGTGGGATCGCAAGAGTTTTGTGGGGGCGGAGGTGTATAAAAAAACCCTAGGTGTGGTGGGCTTAGGGAAGATTGGCTCTCATGTGGCGACGGTGGCGAAGGCGCTGGGGATGAAGTTGTTGGCCTATGATCCGTTTATTTCGGCGGAACGGGCGGAACAGTTGGGCTGCCGTTTGGTGGATTTGGATATTTTGTTCCAAGAGGCGGATTATATTACGCTCCATGTGCCGAAAACGCCGGAAACGACGAATTTAATCGGGGAGGAGGCGATCGCCAAAATGAAGCCCACCACCCGCATCATCAACTGTTCCCGAGGCGGGATTGTGGATGAGGAGGTGTTAGGGAAGGCTCTAAAAGAGGGGCGGATTGCTGGGGCGGCTTTGGATGTATTCAATGAGGAACCCCTCGGAGAGTCCAGTTTACGGGAGTTAGGCAAGGAAATCATCCTCACCCCCCATTTAGGCGCGTCTACGGCGGAAGCTCAAGTCAATGTGGCCATTGATGTGGCGGAGCAAATTCGGGACGTTCTGCTTGGTTTACCAGCCCGTTCGGCGGTTAATATTCCGGGGCTGAATCCTGATGTGATGGAACAGTTAAAGCCCTATTTACAACTGGCGGAAACTTTGGGAAATTTGGTCGGACAGTTGGCCGGGGGGCGAGTGGATTTGTTCAATGTCCGTCTACAAGGGGATTTAGCAACGGCACAAAGTCAGCCCATTGTGATTGCTTCCCTGAAAGGGTTATTATCTAAGGCCTTACGCGAACGGGTGAACTATGTTAACGCCAGTTTAGAGGCGAAGGAACGGGGAATCCGGGTGATTGAAACCAAGGATGCGTCAGCTTCGGACTATTCGGGGTCATTGTATATGGAAGCGCGGGGATCTTTAGGTCAGCATTCGGTGACGGGGGCTTTACTCTCCGATGGTGAAATCCGGGTGACGAATTTGGATGGTTTCCCAATTAACTTACCCCCTAGCCCTTATATGTTGTTTACCCTACACCGGGAT contains the following coding sequences:
- the dtd gene encoding D-aminoacyl-tRNA deacylase, giving the protein MRVVIQKVRSSSVLVEGQMIGQIGRGLNLLVAIAPTDTPEELDWMARKCLDLRLFADTASGRWDKSVQEIGGELLVISQFTLYGDCRKGRRPSFSNSAPPDQAEALYNQFVERLRASGLKIETGQFGAMMQVNIENDGPVTLLLEREAT
- the serA gene encoding phosphoglycerate dehydrogenase — protein: MSKVLVSDPIDQAGIDILSQVAQVDVKTGLSPEELIQVIPEYDALMIRSGTRVTQEVIEAGTQLKIVGRAGVGVDNVDIPAATRRGVVVVNSPEGNTTAAAEHALAMMLSLSRYVPEANLSVKAGKWDRKSFVGAEVYKKTLGVVGLGKIGSHVATVAKALGMKLLAYDPFISAERAEQLGCRLVDLDILFQEADYITLHVPKTPETTNLIGEEAIAKMKPTTRIINCSRGGIVDEEVLGKALKEGRIAGAALDVFNEEPLGESSLRELGKEIILTPHLGASTAEAQVNVAIDVAEQIRDVLLGLPARSAVNIPGLNPDVMEQLKPYLQLAETLGNLVGQLAGGRVDLFNVRLQGDLATAQSQPIVIASLKGLLSKALRERVNYVNASLEAKERGIRVIETKDASASDYSGSLYMEARGSLGQHSVTGALLSDGEIRVTNLDGFPINLPPSPYMLFTLHRDMPGIIGRLGSLLGEFNVNIASMQVGRKIVRGDAVMALSLDDPLPEGILDEIRRIPGITDAYTVAL